The following proteins come from a genomic window of Heptranchias perlo isolate sHepPer1 chromosome 14, sHepPer1.hap1, whole genome shotgun sequence:
- the LOC137332062 gene encoding protocadherin-10-like, producing the protein MAYFLNSRAWQWSILYVIIIYISNSICENIRYSIPEELELGAFVGNIAADLGLDVKQLLPRSFRIVSENKKQYLDVNLNTGILFTKEKIDREQLCEQGPTCILMLEAVIENPLKLNRVEIEILDVNDNAHVFQRRDVNLEISELVLAGTTFPLQSALDPDTGTNSVRSYQLSPNEHFTLKPQSDSEQIGIPELVLERPLDREQQAAHRLTLTAFDGGNPEKFGTTQIKITVLDVNDNAPVCEQNVYQITTAENVPTNNLIVKVTAVDMDQGLNGEVIYSFSDHTPDKVREVFSLDSTNGEIRVIGIVDFEEADNYQISVQAKDRGTHPVPVYCKILVKVTDVNDNYPEIITTSTSSTIPEDASPNTAVALLRVTDRDSGTRADVYCRIARDIPFKLNSSSNNYYTLITHGGIDREKVPEYNVTITCTDAGFPPLSTNKTIRVQVSDINDNAPRFTQPFFAIYVTENNVIGNSIGSVLAFDPDSNQNAQLSYSILDSLIHGLPASTLVSINSANGVMFAHRSFDYEQLKTFQVHVQVRDGGSPPLNSNVTVNVIIEDQNDNAPVIVSPLPSKGSAAEETIPKSADSGYLVAKVTATDADSGQNAQLSYQLRQPTDESLFTVAPETGEIWTIRRLTHKDSFRQNIVILVRDNGTPSLSSTVTINVSVQDDTTENASNISRLETSGPWKFDIKFYLMIFFGTTSFLLLMAIVLLGIKVHRSRNEINSYSCCWDTSYFSRSNSLYGIQKASANLQIPPNYTEANESETSPQPFRYDVCPDPAMNDFMFLKLHGAAAPMINIKNGTCVAAEYGKASNCMSKGTTEFHEVRAAPY; encoded by the coding sequence ATGGCCTACTTTCTAAACAGCCGAGCGTGGCAATGGTCCATTCTTTATGTTATAATCATCTACATTTCGAATTCAATATGTGAGAACATTCGCTACTCAATTCCTGAAGAATTGGAGCTTGGTGCCTTTGTTGGAAATATTGCGGCGGATCTGGGGTTAGATGTAAAACAGCTATTGCCGCGCAGTTTTCGGATTGTGTCTGAGAACAAAAAGCAATATCTAGACGTGAATTTAAACACTGGAATCTTGTTCACAAAAGAAAAAATAGACAGAGAGCAGCTTTGTGAGCAGGGCCCCACATGCATCTTGATGTTAGAGGCTGTGATTGAAAATCCGCTAAAACTAAATCGTGTAGAAATTGAGATTCTTGACGTAAATGATAATGCGCACGTGTTCCAGAGGAGGGACGTTAACCTTGAAATCTCAGAATTGGTGCTGGCTGGAACGACTTTCCCGCTCCAGAGTGCGCTTGACCCGGACACTGGAACCAACAGTGTTCGCTCCTATCAACTGAGCCCAAACGAGCATTTCACTTTGAAACCGCAATCAGACAGCGAACAAATTGGCATCCCAGAACTCGTGCTGGAACGACCCCTGGACCGAGAGCAACAAGCGGCTCATCGCTTAACACTGACGGCGTTTGATGGAGGGAACCCGGAGAAATTCGGGACCACCCAAATTAAAATTACCGTGCTTGATGTGAACGACAATGCCCCAGTTTGCGAACAGAACGTTTATCAAATCACCACAGCAGAAAACGTGCCCACAAATAATTTGATAGTGAAAGTAACTGCGGTAGATATGGACCAAGGCCTAAACGGTGAGGTTATCTATTCTTTCAGCGATCACACTCCTGATAAAGTACGCGAAGTGTTTAGCTTGGATTCAACGAACGGAGAAATCAGAGTAATTGGCATCGTGGACTTTGAAGAAGCAGACAATTATCAGATTTCGGTGCAAGCTAAGGATAGAGGTACACACCCGGTGCCAGTATACTGTAAGATTTTGGTAAAGGTTACTGATGTTAATGATAATTATCCTGAAATAATAACAACGTCTACGTCGAGCACGATCCCAGAAGACGCTTCTCCGAACACTGCAGTTGCTCTATTAAGAGTTACAGACCGAGATTCCGGAACTAGAGCAGATGTTTATTGTCGGATCGCCAGAGATATCCCCTTTAAGCTTAATAGTTCTTCTAATAACTATTACACATTAATCACTCATGGTGGTATAGATCGTGAAAAAGTGCCAGAATACAACGTTACCATTACATGTACAGATGCCGGTTTCCCTCCCCTCTCGACCAACAAAACCATCCGAGTTCAAGTCTCAGATATAAATGACAATGCGCCACGTTTTACGCAGCCTTTCTTCGCCATCTACGTGACAGAAAATAATGTTATTGGTAATTCTATTGGTTCTGTATTAGCCTTTGATCCAGATTCCAATCAAAATGCCCAACTGTCATATTCCATTTTGGATAGCCTGATACACGGTTTGCCTGCTTCCACTCTCGTCTCAATAAACTCAGCCAACGGTGTGATGTTTGCTCATCGCTCCTTTGATTATGAACAACTTAAAACGTTTCAAGTTCATGTGCAAGTACGGGATGGTGGATCCCCTCCGCTCAACAGTAACGTAACCGTGAATGTGATCATCGAAGATCAGAATGATAATGCCCCTGTGATCGTGTCACCTTTGCCAAGTAAAGGGTCGGCAGCAGAGGAGACAATCCCAAAATCTGCCGATTCGGGTTACTTGGTTGCAAAGGTGACAGCCACTGATGCCGATTCTGGACAGAACGCTCAACTTTCCTACCAACTTCGTCAGCCCACTGATGAAAGTCTGTTTACTGTGGCTCCTGAAACTGGAGAAATCTGGACTATTCGCCGCCTTACGCATAAAGATTCCTTCAGACAAAATATCGTAATTTTGGTGAGGGACAATGGAACCCCATCCCTTTCATCTACAGTCACCATCAATGTATCAGTGCAGGATGATACCACAGAAAATGCATCAAATATCAGCAGGTTGGAGACATCTGGACCATGGAAATTTGACATAAAATTTTATCTAATGATTTTCTTTGGCACAACCTCATTCCTTTTACTTATGGCTATTGTATTGCTCGGTATTAAGGTGCACAGAAGTAGAAATGAAATTAATAGTTATTCTTGCTGTTGGGACACGTCATATTTTTCCCGGAGCAATTCGCTATATGGAATTCAAAAGGCCAGTGCGAACCTTCAAATACCACCCAATTATACAGAGGCGAATGAAAGCGAGACCTCCCCACAACCATTTCGCTATGACGTATGTCCAGATCCAGCTATGAATGATTTCATGTTTCTAAAGTTACATGGTGCGGCCGCACCTATGATTAATATCAAGAATGGCACATGTGTCGCTGCAGAATATGGAAAGGCATCAAACTGTATGAGCAAAGGTACCACCGAATTTCACGAGGTGAGAGCTGCGCCTTACTAA